AATGATGAAGCCTTTTCTAAGTGCTGGAGCTGCCATTGAGTTGAAACATAGACTCATGATAACTTTAAGTTGTTAATCAGTTATTGATCTGTTATCAAATCAATGACAACATGTACTATAGATGATCAGTAGATGATGTTTCACTGGATATTTGTATTGATTATTACATTTGACTTTTGCAGGAAAACAAGACACCAACCTAACATACGTCTTAATTCAGGAGAACAAGACCTGGATATATGCTCAGAGTTActgcagacagcatcacacagaCCTGGTCAGTGTGAGGAACCAGACTGAGAACACAGAGATAGAGCAGAAGATATCACTGAGGGGACTTCCTGTGTGGATCGGTCTGTTTCAAGACTCCTGGATATGGTCAGACCAGAGTGACTCCTCATTCAGAAACTGGACATTAGGATATCCTGATGCTTCAGGACAGAACTGTGTTGCATTGTTTTTTGAATCAGTTAATTTTGCTAAATGGATAAATCATCCCTGTGACCATCAACATCATTTCTTCTGCTATACTGGTAAATTACAATTTTCTCCACCTGATCTACATGATACTATGATGACAGGAGAACTAATGTTGCCCCCATGATTCACTACTGTCGTTGTGGGATTGTATTCTCTTGTAGGCCCAGCTGTGGAGACCCCTGAGAAACCCCAACTGAAGAGACAGGTGGTGAGAATGAAAGTGACCCCAAAGGATCAAAATCTGAACTTCAGTGATTCTGCTGTTCAGGACGCCATCTTACAAGAGGTGAGTTTCACCCTGTTCATGAAGAACCAACTCAGTAATGATACCAACTGTACAGACCTCTtgtctggtctgggtcctagtctgttgtggatgacctcctctctcgtctgggtcctagtctgttgtggatgacctcctctctggtctgggtcctagtctgttgtggatgtcctcctctctggtctgggtcgtagtctgttgtggatggcctcctctctggtctgggtcctagtctgtttgtGGACAACCTTCTACCTGGTCTGGGTCCaagtctgttgtggatgtcctcctctctggtctgggtcctagtctgtttgtGGACGACCTtctaccctggctgtgaccccgctCTCaaagggtgtctcagggagagtgggatatccaaaaacacatttccaatacaCATGTGTATTAAAACACTCTTGTACATGTGTAAAATAGGTCAAATATAAGCCTCGTCTCCTCATAGAGACAAAGGTTTGAAGTGAAGAACGTCTCAGTACAGCAGGAAGGAATGGTAGTTGTAGATCTTCAGAATGACTAATACAGAGTgaaatattcaaatcaaatctcatttttcacaaacacatggttagcagatgttattgtgagtgtgtgaaatgcttgtgcttctagttctgacagtgcaacGATATCTAACaactaatctaacaattccacaacaactacctaatacacacaaatctaattaaagggatggaataagaatatgtacatattaaTATATGGATGGGCCATGACCGACCGGTATagacaagatgcaatagatggtataaaagtgtgggtctctgtgtgtctttgtgtttctCCAGATAAGGAACAAGCTGAAGGAGCAGGGGTTACCTGCAGACATCAAAGTGACATGGAAAAAGCAGCCTGATGGGAAGGTCTTCCACAAGGAGGAAGAGGGGTCTCccaagaaagaagaggaggagaagaagatgaagaagaggatGACAAAGAGAGAACTCTAGTTATGTAAAATGTTCTCCTTacatttctatttttatttaGATTAATTATCTGTACTGGGATGTATTTTCTCACCCtaattaaatgtgttttattaagTAAATTGTTTAATTATAAACATGAATATTGTTTTATCATGACATGTTTTTCTTGATAATATTCTTGACTTGGTTGTTTTATAACAGGGTGTGTTCTCAAGATAGACTTTTCACACATCATGTCTGTAAATGAGTTATCTGTAGTTATGTtgatatacagtgctgtgaaaaagtatttgcctccATTCTAATTTTCTCAACTTTTACATATTTTTGATGctgaatgttatctgatcttcAAAGAAAACAGAATATTAGATGAAgagaacctgagtgaacaaataacacaacaattacatacttatttaatttatttcataacAAAGTTATGTAACACCCAATGTTCACGTGTTAAAAAGTAAACTCtgtgacatttgtgggttttcaagcatgaactggtTGTTTCAAGTCCAGCCACAACATCTCAAATGGGATCATTAGGTCTGGATtttgactaggtcattccaatacttcaaatgtgttgctttttaaccattttcatgtagacttgattgtgtgttttggatcaatgtcttgctgcatgaccaaCCTGCGTTTCAgcatcagctcacagacggatggcctgacattctcctgtagaattctctgatacagagcagaattcatggtttcTTCTAtaaaggcaagtcgtccaggtcctgaggcagcaaagcatcctcaaaccatcacactaccaccaccatgcttgaccgttggtagaGGGtttttactgtggaatgcagtgtttggttttcaccaggCATAATGGGATCCATGTCGTTCAAAAAGTTTTGACTcacttttgactcatctgtcgATAAAATATTATTCTGAGAGTCTGGATGATCATCCATGTGCTTCCAGGTGCATTTTGGCTAACTTTAGTCAACTGTTTGGACTAGATGGGTCCCATTAGGTCTgatgaaaaccaaacactgcattccagaGTAAAAACATCATActaacagtcaagcatggtggtggtagtgtgatggtttggggatgcttgctgagttaaagcagttctgcatggaagagtgggccacaattcctccacagcaatgtgagagactgatcaacaactacaggaagcgtttggttgcagtcattagaGCTAAAGGTggaacaaccagttattgagtgtaaagggggcaattactttttcacacaggggattTGGGTgatgcataactttgttaattaaatagaTAAAATAAGTATAaatatgttttgttatttttaaaTTCAGGTTCACTTtgtctaatattaggttttggttgaagatctaatAATATTCAGTATTACATTtggcaaaaatagagaaaatcagaaaggggacaaatactttttcacagaaCTGTAAGTATCAATGTGTT
This is a stretch of genomic DNA from Salvelinus alpinus chromosome 11, SLU_Salpinus.1, whole genome shotgun sequence. It encodes these proteins:
- the LOC139533357 gene encoding putative C-type lectin domain family 20 member A → MNWTDAQRYCREKYTDLATVDDMEDLNRLITNVSVYDYFWIGMKKGDSMKWHWSLADRRFYRKGETEFRNWDTGTPQNGNCALMSTAGLWNNTSCDDQHHFICYDGKQDTNLTYVLIQENKTWIYAQSYCRQHHTDLVSVRNQTENTEIEQKISLRGLPVWIGLFQDSWIWSDQSDSSFRNWTLGYPDASGQNCVALFFESVNFAKWINHPCDHQHHFFCYTGKLQFSPPDLHDTMMTGELMLPP